ACACTCTGATATAACCTGGCATATCACATAGGCGTGTCACATCACTCTAGAGACTAAATTAAGTCTCACTGGTACAAAATCGGCTAGTTGTCCCGATTCCCACCCCTCTTTAGTTCTGATTCCCACCCCTCTTTAGTTCTGATTAtgcaaccgggactaaaggtccgTGGCAAGGTAAAAAGTTTACTCCGCGTCTAGGACTGGAACCCGAGACCCCTTGCCTCACGCATCTTTACCACCCCACCTATATAGCGCATGTGACTTTGAATGGATGCCTTCCTTTTAAACTAACCCGTGAAGGattctttagtcccggttggagacCCTTTTAGTCCGGGTTGAaaccaccaaccgggactaaggGGCCATCCTTTAGTCCAGGTTGGTGTTACCATCCAGGACTAAATGTTTAGGATttttagttccggttggtgACTTTTAGTCCTGATTGGTGGTTCCAACCGGAACTAAAGCTCCCTGCCGCACCCTAGCCGTTGGACCCGGGACTAAAGCTTTTATTAGTTCCGAGCCCATCAGCAGCCGGGACTAATGCCAATGATCAAAGACTATTTCTGTAAAAGTGTCTAAATAAAAAGTTCGAGGACTACGACAAATTTGAGCCTTGGAAGAAAATTGAGGGATGAAATTGACTATTTTACCTAAAAAGATTGTTAACGCATGCATGCAGCGATGGGCAATCCGGTAATTTTCAGGAAGGTGCTGGAACCATACTTCCGACACGTACAAATCGTGCACTATGCCCTGGCCCGGCACGCCTGCGGGCGCCATGCTGCACGTACTGCCCGGCGCTCAGCTCTTCTCCCTGAAACGACACACGGCCGCTCTCGATCGTCAGTGTATATATATACGGCTTGTCCCTGATGGTTCTTCAATAAGTCTAGCAGCTAGCTATAAAACGCATACCTGAACCAAGTTAAAAGCAGCAGGCAAGATGGCCGCCGCAGCAGCTTGGAGCAAGCCGCGCTACGTGCCGTTGTGCCGTCTCCTCCTCGTGGCTGCTCTCGTGATTGCTGCAGGTACGACGTCGACGACTCTAATCATCCATGCATGCTTCTCCTCATCCTATGCCTATCGATCTGTCCAAACTGATCACGATCTGATCCGATCCTAAGCTTTTCTCACCGTACCCATCTCCTATGCATGCGCGCGATCGAATCATCCGAACAGGTGGCATCGTCGTAGGCGCTGCCGGAGCAGAAAGCTCGCCGCCGACGACTCGAGTCCTTCTTCTGACAGAACAGACGCAGGTAAtgccggccgccggcgggagGAGGATGCTGGTGGGGTCGAGGGCTCCGACGTGCACCTACAACGAGTGCCGGGGCTGCCGCCTCAGGTGCAGCGTCCAGGTGGTCCCCGTCGACGCCAGCGACCCCATCAACAGCGCCTACCACTACAAGTGCATCTGCCGTCTCTAGCTTCTCGAGCTGCTGTGATGTAATCATAGGCCGGCCGGCCATGCCACGAATAAGAGACGACTGTTTAATTTGGAAACACCCGAGCAGATTCCTTTGCAGTGACGTTTCTAGTACTATCTTTCTCGTTTACTACAGGTGATTTTTTCTAATTAAAAGTTTACATACAGGTAATAAAGGGTGTATTCGTTTCCTAGgttctaaagtttagacccgtcacgtcaaagagaatcttgtcatttagaaatattaaataaaatctaattataaaactaattgcagaaccccaaggctaattcgcgagacgaatctaatgaggtatattagtccatgattagcggatgattactgtagtatcactgtggcaaattatggattaattaggcttattaaatttgtctcgcgaattagcacccatctgtacAAAAGGTTTtgtaattaaattttatttaatacttctaaataataagatgacagatctaaactttagagggtaGAAAACGAACGCACCACCTAAACTGCAAATTTTATCGTACCATGCCTGCGGGCGTGCCTGATTTTCGCGAGAGCACGCCCGGAAATGGAAAAGCTCCCGAGACACCCGTCGTGGGCGGCCCGCGAGACAGACCAGCCTGGCCCGGGCCCCGCAGCCCAGACTCACCACGTCGGACAACGGGGCGCCAACTCACCCAACCCACCGCTAGTTACGGCAGCCACAGCCCACAGGGGTGCGGCGTGACAGGCACTCCACCACTCCGCCCCTGCCGAGCCCACCGACAGGCCGGCCCCGCCGAAGCGCGTCCCCGTCCCCAACACCCGACCCCACCCGCCAGCCGCCCAGACACCACCCGCGCGTGCGCCTTGGACTCGCGTCGCGGCCTCTCCGCCGCCGTGCGCACCACTCACTCCTCTCCCACTCGCCTCGTCTCGCTCCCCTCACCACCCCACCGCCGCCAGTGGAGGCGCCCCCGCGTCGCGCCGCCGACCCGACCCGACCTGCTCGCGCgttcggtcaaaacccaccgcccgagcgcccgcaaCGCCGCTACAAATCTCGCGCATTCCCaaggccgcccgccgcccgctccaTCGCCCGTGCCGacgacgacgcggcggcggtagcTAGAGCCCGCAGCCCCACCCCGGAGGGAGGGAGCGAGAAGGCCGCCCATGGGGGACGAGTCGGAGGGCGAGGCGGAGGAGTACCTCTTCAAGGTGGTGATCATCGGGGACAGCGCGGTGGGGAAGAGCAACCTGCTCTCGCGCTACGCGCGCAACGAGTTCAACCTCCACTCCAAGGCCACCATCGGGGTCGAGTTCCAGACGCAGAGCATGGACATCGACGGCAAGGAGGTCAAGGCCCAGATCTGGGACACCGCGGGGCAGGAGCGCTTCCGCGCCGTCACCTCCGCCTACTACCGGGGCGCGTTCGGCGCGCTCCTCGTCTACGACATCTCGCGGCGCTCCACCTTCGACAACGTCGGCCGCTGGCTCCAGGAGCTCAACAGTACGTACAGTCCCCCGGCCGCTTCGCTCCCTTCTTctgcctagctagctagctcgatCGCTTGCTTGCTTGATGCTACTTGCTTACAGTGGCTTTGAATTTGAGTGATACGCTAGGATCGCGTAGATCTGGGGTGGTTTAGGGTGGGAAAAGGGACCTGTGTTTTCGCTGAAGCGTACCTGGCTGCAGAATGCAGACAGCGAGAAATTTGGGAAAAGGGCTACCCGTTTTGGCTTGTGTATAGCTTGTAGATAGATGCATATTGCTgatgagtggatcaggtgctaGTTCTTTAGATAGTAACAAAGAAGGCACAGCAAGTGCTAGGCCGGATGGATTGGGCGACCTGGTCTGAATCTGGATCTGAATCCTGGCTCCTGACTTGTCGGTGAATGTTTCAGGAATTAATGTGGAGTTGGTTGGACCACTTGCGATTCGAATTACTCTTGTTGGAAAGATTTTGTGAAAGCTGCTGGCTTCGAAATAATGTATTGTGAAAGCTACTGGCTTCGAATTTGGGAAAGATTTTGTGGCAAGCCGTTTCTGTTACAGTTTTTTATGCAGTTGGAAGCTGTTAGAATTAAGATGTTTATAGTACTCTTGTTGCCGCAATTCTGTGTGGAAACTTTTTCTTAGTCAGCTGGGGTCTCTAGGGAGGCAGTGATGAGTGAGCACAATGCTTACATTATTCTGATTATGCTTCACTAACATGCTAAAATTGCTATCCGACAACTGCTTGCAACGCACACTCGTCTGACGCCCTCGAGGTGGGTGCCTCGCTGGCTGGGCTAGGAGGGAACTTGGGATCAGAGTTGGGCTTGGGTTGCGGGTGACAACCGCTTGCAATGCGTGCGCTTGTCATGATGCTGTAAGAGGTGGGTGCCCTACAGTTATACTAGGTTGAGGGATTATGGTTGAGGCTTGGGTTGTGGCCAGTGCTGGAACCGGAGAAGGGTGGGGGCCTAGAGGGATGGTCACTGGCGGCGGTCAGCACAGGTGGTGGTTGGTGGAGGGCTGCATGGGTGTAACCGGCTGCACGGTGGGGTCAGCAGTAGTTAGGCAAGGGTGGGGACTGGGGTGGAGCAGTGGCAGTGGGAGGTTACAGCGAGCGAGGTTGCCAATTGCCATGGGGAGGGGGAGGTAGTGAAAGAGTGCCCACTGCGCTGCTGCTAAGAGGATGGAGAAGGACATAATAAGGATGAAACCAAGAAAGGAAAGATGTGTGGTGAACAGTTTCTGGGTCTCTTTCGTGGGCGTTGTTTGCTCGCACCAGTACGGGCACTCATGCGCCTGCTACAGATCCCCCTAACATGATGCTGCAAGCCTGCAACTGCATGGGTGCTATTCCTTTCCACGAGGATTATGACAATAGCAATATAGCATGATTTTCAATCACTGTAGTACTCTTAAGAGTTCACTTTTGTGGAGACAATCTTTGGGCCTCTGACTGTTAGAATGATCGGACAAGTGCACTACATAGGTTCATTTCTTTTGTGCGCATGAGAAGGCGAGGATGGTGGAAGAGCAGGCTGTGGTAGTTATGCAGTTTGTTTTTAAGGCAAAACAACAGCACCGAAGATACTAAGTTGCAAATTATCTATTGATAGTGAAAATTTTCACAGCATTTCTAAAATGCATCAGTATTCGGCCTGTAGCCCATATAGCACAGAACATGAATCTTGTATACTGAAACCATGGGTGTAGTGTAGGTACAGTTTAAGAACACTTTGTTTAATTCTCTAAAGCAAGTAGTGCTCTTTTGTGCTACTTTTGGATGTTGAAGATAATCAGATTGCATGAATGGGAATTATTTGGCTGGAGTTGCGCCAGTACCACACTATTCTTTAATAAGGATCATGCATGAATGATGATGCTCTTAGTAGTTTCTTGTACCATTCCTGTTATTAATGGCCTCCTTGattttttaattacactgcacaaACAGAAAAGGTTAAATGAAACTTGATCGAGACTGTAATCACAGTACATTCGTCCCGAAGCAACGAACCCTGGTCTGTGAAACCTTTTCCTTAGATGTGCATACCATCATATAGAAGTATGTATGATTCTGTTCTTCTAGGTTGCCTCCTCTTCACTGCTAGGATCATGTCGTGCGCCTGTGTACTGACATCTTGTCTTGATGTCTCCCAAGGATCATGTGGATTGAACATTTTATTTTCTAGATTTTGCTAGAGTAATTAACTTGTCTGAAATCTACGCAGCACATTCTGACACTACCGTTGCCAAGATGCTGGTCGGCAACAAATGCGATCTGGATAACATCCGCGAGGTGCCCGTTGAGGAAGGCAAGGCGCTCGCGGAAGCCGAAGGCCTGTTCTTCATGGAGACCTCGGCTCTGGATGCCACCAACGTGAAGACGGCCTTCGAGATCGTCATCAAGGAGATCTACAGCAACGTGAGCCGGAAGATCCTGAACTCGGACTCTTACAAGGCTGAGCTCTCCCTCAACAGGGTGAGCATCGACGGCGACTCGAAGGACGATCAGAAGCAGACGGGCCGGTTCGGGTGCTGCTAGGTGGAAGTAGAAGAGTACATTGTTGGGATATTGGATTGGGTATCACTGAGATATGATATGATATGAGGGGGTTTTTTTCTTGGCTTATTGATATTGCTTGTAAACTGTAATCAACTGTTGGATTGTTCTTGTTACACCTGGGTTACAGACTACTGAGTGGGGGAGGGAATAGCAGCTGTTACTGGCGCGCGAACTGCGTCGCGCTGTTTACTGGAAGAGTCGTGCAGCAGGTCGATTTGCCAGGTTCTGTAAAGAGATTTTTGGAGAAGGGTTTTGGAGCTCCATCCTTGGCTCTCTTTTGATTTGAAATTTTCTTCGCTCTCTTTTGCCCACTAGAAAGAAACCCAAAGAGCAGTGACAGAGATCCAGCAGCATCCGTGGAGAGCGGAGAAGGTTTTGCAGCCGATTTGGGCCTTGGTTGACGAAGTCGAACCTGACTGAGCCGCACTGGGCACTTGCGCGGCCGCATGGGTTGTGCAGTTGCGAATTGCGATTCTGTGGGTCGGACGTCGGAGCAGTTACTTGCCTTGTTTGTGTGGTGGCAGTCACTTGCAGCGAAGGAGCGGATGGGCGGTGGGCCGTGCAAAGGAGTGGCCGCGAGGGGCATACGTTAAGAACCGTCCAATTTAATATCATAGGTAACAACCGTCCAATTTAATACTACTTTAAGTAAAGCGCTAGTTATTATTAATAAGATGAAAGTTAACACGCACTCATCCAAGAGCGTGCCACGTGCTAATCCATATCTAGAGATTTTAACAACCGACACGTCATTCACTAGTTCCGGTACATGCTTACCACATATCCAGAAATAAGTATACATACCATCATATTTGCACATTACTATAAGATCCATAGAAAGTATAGGTTCGACATTAAGGTTTACATGTTCATGATAAAGATTGATCAAATCTAAAACTAAAAATTAAAGGTTCAAGCTCCACattacaagccttgggctcacaaATAGCATTAGAAGAGatataaatttaaatttgatgtTTCTGTTGTGCTCTCACACAAGTCTAGCTATGCAGCGGATAAAACAACTAAAACGTGGTAAGACAACAGCATctttgctcaaggacaccattgtGATCACAGCAACTCACTCCTCTACCGCACCGAAATCAGCGGGATAGAAGTGACCAAAATACAATCTCCGGTTTACCTGCAACTTAGGTTAGAAaacaacatgagtacaaagatACTCGTAAGACTTACACGAATAAATAAACATGGATTATGCAAAGGGGTTGAACAAGGATGAGGCTTTATAGTTAAGTAATTATTGCATAAGCATGAGTTCTCTAATTTAACGACCAGTTCTCTAGCAAATTAATTTTCTTGCTCAAACCACCATACAAGTTTTAGTTGATTAAAGACAGAGCAAGTACTTGATCATAAAAATAAAAGTGACATGAACCACTTCCAACGTATACGAACTTTCTACGAAGAATTCATGGGATATTAAGCTTGCTcctaaccgagagcgcggcaattcgaattgattattAACCTTGCAGGatgtacttctttacccacacgacgcAAGGACCATGCGGCTCACCCAACCGGTCAAGTTGGATGAGGGGTACTCGCGTCAACCGTTCCTAACAAGCTTTGGCCATTGAGGGTACGCCTAACTTACGCGAAGAGTCATCTAgatccaccggggacacccctaaacCTCTCTACATAGCCCAATGGCCGCATCTAGGATCAAGCCTCAATGACCAAGACAAAGGAGGTAATAGGCTCATTCTTACCATAATTGAATATGTGGTAGCACGAGAAGTTGCTCAAAATCAATGCCATCCACAGACGGTCTTTAAATGATTCTagcggactatgcctccgagactcctttctctagacCCTACCATTCTGGCCAAACCAACTGAACACGTGCGATCAAGGATAATCAAGTGAGTGTAGTGTGATGCTATTTCATTCTTTCCTCTCAAGTTGTGAAATAAATAGAAGCATGGCTACGCAACTAGTCAAATTAATTAGTTACCCAACTATCAAGTGACAAGGATATGGATAACAAATCAAGGATGGTAATGCATAAGAATAGATACAACAATGcaataaataaatataatatATAACCGTAGATACTCAAATGAGATAACTAAAGCTAAATTAAATTAGGTGGATaaaaagaacatgcttagctgcttgcttTGGTTTTCTTTCGACTCAACCATGAACTCGACACCGGGCTTAGGCTCAACGAtctcggtgggctcaacggACTTGCTCTCCGGCGTTTCGGTTACTAGAATGCATGAATGGATACGTATGTTAACATGATGCTATATTTTTGCATGAGAAGATATGCAATGAAGAGTGAATGAACAACATGTAATAACATGTAATGATACACAAACATGAGCTACTAACAAAAACAACTAAGCATCACTAGCAGTTAAGCAAGAAAACCTAAGAAAGAATATAACAAAAAAATTATACAGCAAGCATAAATCATGAATTAATTTGAGAATACAGAGAACATCAAAGAGTTGGGTTTGCAGCAaaagcaattttataaaattatttaTGAGAACCACAATTTTCAGCTACTTTAGATCTTAAAAGATATGCAAATTATTTCAAACAATTTCTAGAAAATTACCATACAAACTAGACAGATAACAGAAGCTAACGCAAGTGgatttaccattt
The Panicum hallii strain FIL2 chromosome 6, PHallii_v3.1, whole genome shotgun sequence genome window above contains:
- the LOC112896223 gene encoding ras-related protein RABA5c-like, which gives rise to MGDESEGEAEEYLFKVVIIGDSAVGKSNLLSRYARNEFNLHSKATIGVEFQTQSMDIDGKEVKAQIWDTAGQERFRAVTSAYYRGAFGALLVYDISRRSTFDNVGRWLQELNTHSDTTVAKMLVGNKCDLDNIREVPVEEGKALAEAEGLFFMETSALDATNVKTAFEIVIKEIYSNVSRKILNSDSYKAELSLNRVSIDGDSKDDQKQTGRFGCC